A genomic region of Rhodothermales bacterium contains the following coding sequences:
- a CDS encoding ATP-binding protein → MWRSALTTSRDLPAMPFYFDRRDERIVQSVRRLAMTVAHMFSAPGAYVALYEKDELLQLMACYGIDLAAYQESGFLSPALVTPGKALIVPDTDLDPAFGNDVWVTNAGIRFFAGAPMIDASGHPVGMLCVVDRVPRSFSSGHIKLLHDMASIGVSELSTHHRLRIQEEALRLSESRLVQSEALYERMTTGLPIPLFTVDADGMILSWNQACMDSFGFADEEVIGRQIGPLLVDEPEAGDFDTIISRVFNRRRISGLDLKLRTKRGSFRRLYCRLLPVYDPSGNIQACAFMAQDVTALRRLEQSNREQSACSRLVASLSSACSFSIAQEGDGTCWLQRVSDAFTATTGIPFDPGRPFRWTDVLHPEDSYATLSTYGALALNASATLMLRLRLPDGSLRTMQHAVQLVEHDPKTNLRRYLGVMRTAQDGPAEDWTQPAIDQIKSTILATMSHEIRTPLTSILGFAELLALQENDTHRRFARLIEESASRLLNTLGAVLDLAQLEDHLLPLNLETVDLGAHVKAIATPYRETAVAKGLHWHFHTPAAETYVRIDADASARALRHVLSNAIKFTRKGAIQITIAPREDAVELTIEDSGVGIGKEFLPYLFREFRQEVTGITRPYEGTGLGLAITKRLIESMGATIAIDSRKGSGTTVTMRFPFAAESDVAG, encoded by the coding sequence ATGTGGCGCTCCGCACTCACGACGAGCCGCGACCTGCCGGCTATGCCGTTCTATTTTGATCGGCGCGACGAACGCATTGTGCAGTCCGTTCGCCGGCTGGCGATGACCGTCGCGCACATGTTCAGCGCGCCGGGGGCCTACGTGGCGCTCTATGAAAAGGACGAACTCCTGCAGCTCATGGCGTGCTACGGCATCGACCTGGCCGCCTATCAGGAGAGCGGCTTCCTGTCGCCGGCGCTGGTTACGCCGGGTAAGGCGCTCATCGTGCCGGACACCGATCTCGACCCGGCCTTCGGCAACGACGTGTGGGTGACCAACGCCGGCATCCGCTTCTTCGCCGGCGCGCCGATGATCGACGCCTCGGGCCACCCGGTAGGGATGTTGTGCGTCGTCGATCGCGTGCCCAGATCATTCTCCAGCGGCCACATCAAGCTGTTGCACGATATGGCATCGATCGGGGTCAGCGAACTGAGCACGCACCATCGGCTCCGCATCCAGGAAGAAGCGCTGCGCCTGAGCGAAAGCCGGCTGGTCCAGAGCGAAGCCCTGTACGAACGGATGACCACCGGGCTCCCCATCCCGCTCTTCACCGTCGATGCCGACGGCATGATCCTGAGCTGGAATCAGGCCTGCATGGACTCGTTCGGGTTCGCGGATGAGGAAGTGATCGGCCGGCAGATCGGCCCGCTGCTGGTCGACGAGCCCGAGGCCGGCGATTTCGACACGATCATCAGCCGCGTCTTCAACCGGCGCCGGATCTCCGGGCTCGACCTCAAACTTCGCACGAAACGCGGCAGCTTTCGCCGGCTCTATTGCCGTCTCCTCCCGGTCTACGATCCCTCGGGCAACATCCAGGCCTGCGCGTTCATGGCGCAGGATGTCACTGCCCTGCGCCGACTGGAACAATCGAACCGCGAACAGTCCGCCTGCAGCCGGCTCGTCGCCAGCCTGTCATCGGCCTGCTCGTTCTCCATCGCACAGGAAGGCGACGGCACCTGCTGGCTCCAGCGCGTCTCCGACGCGTTCACCGCAACCACCGGCATCCCGTTCGATCCGGGGCGTCCGTTCCGATGGACGGATGTCCTGCACCCGGAAGACAGCTACGCCACGTTATCCACCTATGGCGCGCTGGCGCTCAACGCATCGGCCACGCTGATGCTCCGCCTGCGCCTGCCCGACGGCAGCCTCCGCACGATGCAGCATGCCGTGCAGCTCGTCGAGCACGACCCCAAGACGAACCTCCGCCGCTACCTCGGGGTGATGCGCACCGCCCAAGACGGGCCGGCGGAAGACTGGACCCAGCCGGCCATCGACCAGATCAAATCGACCATCCTGGCCACGATGAGCCACGAGATCCGCACGCCGCTCACCTCGATCCTCGGCTTCGCGGAGCTGCTCGCGCTCCAGGAAAACGACACGCATCGCCGGTTCGCCCGCCTCATCGAGGAAAGCGCGTCGCGCCTGCTCAACACGCTCGGGGCCGTCCTCGATCTGGCGCAGCTGGAAGACCACCTGCTTCCGCTCAACCTCGAAACGGTCGATCTGGGCGCGCATGTGAAGGCCATCGCCACCCCCTACCGGGAGACGGCCGTGGCCAAGGGATTGCACTGGCATTTTCACACGCCGGCGGCGGAGACCTACGTCCGGATCGACGCCGACGCCTCGGCGCGCGCGCTCCGCCATGTGCTGAGCAACGCGATCAAATTCACCCGTAAAGGCGCGATCCAGATCACCATCGCGCCGCGCGAAGACGCCGTCGAACTGACCATCGAGGACTCCGGCGTGGGCATCGGCAAGGAGTTTCTGCCGTATCTCTTCCGCGAATTCCGCCAGGAGGTCACCGGCATCACGCGTCCGTACGAAGGCACCGGCCTCGGCCTGGCCATCACAAAACGGCTCATCGAGTCGATGGGCGCCACCATCGCGATCGATAGCCGCAAGGGCTCGGGGACGACGGTGACGATGCGCTTTCCGTTCGCGGCCGAAAGCGACGTGGCCGGCTGA
- a CDS encoding M24 family metallopeptidase, whose product MVRITLFVALFLIPTALHGQTLMPTVLPLREQAEVMDRLLKDRLETVVPMLMRREGIDMWVIVAREYNEDPVIETMLPATWLAARRRTILLFFDRGEAGVERLAVSRYAVGDAFPGSWSPEDEPDQWKRLADLIGERNPRQIAVNRSSTFAHADGMTDTEFEALTAALPAAFRGRIVSAENLAVGWLETRTEQEMHIYPMIVRIAHAIIAEGLSERAIQPGVTTTVDLEWWFRERIRSLGLTTWFHPSVSVQRAEEPDSRSDFSSRPGETTILPGDLVHVDFGITYLRLNTDTQQHAYILKPGESDAPAGLKAALAAGNRLQDILTAQFKTGRTGNAMLAAARAQATAEGLRPSIYTHPIGYHGHAAGPAIGMWDSQGGVPGTGDFPLHPNTAYSIELNTTVAIPEWSKDVRVMLEEDAFFDGAAVRYIDGRQTALWLVPRGQ is encoded by the coding sequence ATGGTTCGAATTACCCTTTTTGTGGCCTTATTCCTGATCCCGACCGCGCTTCACGGCCAGACGCTGATGCCAACCGTCCTCCCGCTGCGAGAGCAGGCGGAGGTGATGGACCGGCTGTTGAAAGATCGCCTGGAGACCGTCGTGCCGATGCTGATGCGTCGCGAGGGGATCGACATGTGGGTGATCGTGGCGCGGGAGTATAACGAGGATCCGGTGATCGAGACGATGCTGCCGGCCACGTGGCTCGCGGCCCGCCGGCGGACGATCCTCCTCTTTTTCGACCGCGGCGAGGCCGGCGTGGAGCGGCTGGCCGTATCCCGCTACGCGGTGGGCGACGCCTTTCCGGGGTCGTGGTCGCCAGAAGACGAGCCGGATCAGTGGAAGCGGCTGGCCGACCTCATCGGCGAACGCAACCCCCGCCAGATCGCCGTCAACCGGTCGTCTACCTTCGCGCACGCGGACGGGATGACCGATACCGAGTTCGAGGCGCTGACCGCCGCGTTGCCGGCCGCCTTCCGCGGGCGGATCGTCTCGGCCGAGAACCTGGCCGTCGGCTGGCTGGAAACGCGGACGGAGCAGGAGATGCATATCTACCCGATGATCGTGCGCATTGCCCACGCGATCATCGCCGAAGGGCTGTCCGAGCGCGCCATTCAGCCTGGGGTGACCACGACGGTCGACCTGGAATGGTGGTTTCGCGAGCGGATCCGGTCGCTCGGGCTGACGACGTGGTTCCACCCGAGCGTGTCCGTCCAGCGCGCCGAGGAGCCCGACTCTCGCAGCGACTTTTCGTCGCGCCCGGGCGAAACGACGATCCTGCCCGGCGATCTGGTCCATGTCGACTTCGGCATCACGTACCTGCGGCTCAACACCGACACGCAGCAGCATGCGTACATTCTGAAGCCCGGCGAGTCCGACGCCCCCGCCGGCCTGAAGGCGGCGCTGGCCGCCGGCAACCGGCTGCAGGATATCCTTACCGCGCAGTTCAAGACCGGCCGCACCGGCAACGCCATGCTGGCGGCCGCCCGCGCGCAGGCGACGGCCGAGGGCCTGCGTCCGTCCATCTATACCCACCCCATCGGCTACCACGGTCATGCCGCGGGGCCGGCGATCGGGATGTGGGACAGCCAGGGCGGCGTGCCGGGTACGGGCGATTTCCCCCTCCATCCGAACACGGCCTATTCGATCGAGCTGAACACGACCGTGGCTATCCCCGAGTGGAGCAAGGACGTGCGGGTGATGCTGGAAGAAGACGCGTTTTTCGACGGCGCGGCGGTGCGGTACATCGACGGCCGGCAGACCGCGCTGTGGCTCGTGCCACGAGGACAGTAA
- a CDS encoding PqqD family protein yields MISEEMIPVQHPDVLAQGVLEEMVLYDGDSEMGYSLNASAKAIWDCCDGSRTVQQICNDLSSTFEVPPDLLIEDVRLALRQLLTLGLIQDKRAHIGKAEGVV; encoded by the coding sequence ATGATCAGCGAAGAAATGATTCCCGTACAGCACCCGGATGTCCTCGCGCAGGGTGTTCTCGAAGAAATGGTGCTGTACGACGGCGACTCGGAAATGGGCTATTCCCTGAATGCGTCGGCCAAGGCGATCTGGGATTGCTGCGACGGCTCACGCACCGTCCAGCAGATCTGCAACGATCTGAGCTCCACGTTCGAAGTACCACCCGACCTTCTCATCGAAGACGTCCGCCTCGCGTTGCGTCAGTTGCTGACCCTGGGTCTCATCCAGGACAAGCGCGCGCACATCGGCAAGGCCGAGGGCGTCGTCTGA
- a CDS encoding dihydrodipicolinate synthase family protein, translating to MSSMLPDGIHAACLTPQTPDRQVDHERLAAHARWLLANGCDGLAILGTTGEANCFTVDERKALLEKLLASGAPADRILLGVGCCALPDTVALSRHALAHGVHNLLVLPPFYYKKVRDEGLIASFDEIIQQIGADAPRLFLYHFPQMTGVPFTLPVIEKLRAAYPACIEGIKDSGGDFANMQATLKAFPGFRVFAGTERFLLDLLRAGGAGCISATVNVTAAQAAEVYASRNAPYVDALQQRLTAARQAVEAYPMIPALKFLTERRTGDAGWRTMRPPLAPLRDEEKQALMDAVNALSPTAA from the coding sequence ATGTCCTCGATGCTGCCCGACGGTATCCACGCGGCATGTCTGACGCCGCAGACGCCTGACCGCCAGGTCGACCACGAACGGCTTGCGGCCCATGCGCGCTGGTTGCTCGCGAACGGGTGCGACGGGCTCGCCATCCTGGGCACGACCGGCGAGGCGAACTGCTTCACGGTGGATGAGCGCAAGGCGCTGCTCGAAAAGCTGCTGGCATCGGGGGCGCCGGCCGATCGCATCCTGCTCGGCGTCGGATGCTGCGCGCTGCCGGACACGGTGGCGCTGTCCCGGCATGCGCTGGCGCACGGGGTCCACAATCTGCTGGTGCTGCCGCCGTTTTACTACAAAAAGGTGCGCGATGAAGGCCTCATCGCCAGCTTCGACGAGATCATCCAGCAGATCGGCGCGGATGCGCCACGCCTCTTTCTGTATCATTTCCCCCAGATGACGGGCGTTCCGTTTACCCTGCCGGTGATCGAGAAGCTGCGGGCCGCGTATCCCGCGTGCATTGAAGGGATCAAGGACTCCGGAGGCGATTTCGCGAACATGCAGGCGACGCTGAAGGCCTTTCCGGGCTTTCGGGTATTCGCCGGCACGGAGCGTTTCTTGCTCGATCTGCTGCGCGCGGGCGGGGCCGGCTGCATCTCCGCCACCGTCAACGTTACGGCCGCCCAGGCTGCCGAGGTGTACGCGTCACGCAACGCCCCGTACGTCGATGCCCTCCAGCAACGGCTCACGGCGGCCCGGCAGGCGGTCGAAGCCTACCCCATGATTCCCGCCCTGAAGTTCTTGACGGAGCGGCGCACCGGCGACGCCGGCTGGCGTACGATGCGGCCACCGCTCGCGCCGCTTCGTGACGAAGAGAAACAGGCGCTGATGGATGCCGTCAATGCCCTGAGCCCGACCGCTGCCTGA
- a CDS encoding glucosamine-6-phosphate deaminase: protein MQITVSPDKARCGLSAAQAGAAMLREAVEHAGEATIVLATGASQFELLDALTRAPDIPWHRVTAFHLDEYAGLSIEHPASFRRYLWDRFVRRLPTPMRAFHYIDAETDAEAEARRLSALIQPLHVDVAFVGIGENGHLAFNDPPADFVTTAPYHVVALDEACRRQQLGEGWFETLDAVPRTAVSMSVHRIMQSRAIVCTVPEARKADAVRATVEGPVTPEVPASILQQHPRCALFLDEASAAGLRR, encoded by the coding sequence ATGCAGATAACGGTTTCTCCCGATAAAGCCCGGTGCGGTCTCTCGGCCGCGCAAGCCGGCGCCGCCATGCTCCGCGAAGCCGTCGAGCACGCCGGCGAGGCGACGATCGTGCTCGCCACCGGCGCCTCGCAGTTCGAGCTGCTCGATGCGCTGACCCGCGCCCCCGACATCCCGTGGCATCGCGTGACGGCCTTCCATCTGGACGAATACGCCGGCCTCTCCATCGAACACCCCGCCTCGTTCCGCCGCTACCTCTGGGACCGATTCGTGCGTCGCCTGCCCACACCGATGCGGGCGTTCCATTATATCGATGCCGAGACGGACGCCGAGGCCGAGGCACGACGCCTGTCCGCACTGATCCAACCTCTGCACGTCGATGTGGCGTTTGTCGGGATCGGCGAAAACGGGCACCTCGCTTTCAACGACCCGCCGGCCGACTTCGTGACGACGGCTCCCTATCATGTGGTCGCGCTGGATGAGGCGTGCCGGCGGCAGCAGCTGGGCGAGGGCTGGTTCGAGACGCTGGATGCCGTGCCACGGACCGCGGTATCCATGTCGGTCCATCGCATCATGCAAAGCCGGGCCATCGTATGCACGGTGCCTGAGGCGCGCAAGGCCGACGCCGTGCGCGCGACCGTGGAGGGGCCGGTGACGCCCGAAGTGCCGGCGTCGATCCTCCAGCAGCATCCCCGCTGCGCGCTGTTCCTCGACGAAGCCTCCGCGGCCGGCCTGCGCCGGTAA
- a CDS encoding VCBS repeat-containing protein, whose amino-acid sequence MKVFPVILLGCASALLASCATPSSVSTGSEPARAASGPAASAMPAFERDVFAFDVRDGAGRRYDHPFLGGLNVPRPQFHDIDGDGDDDLFLQNVTGQVMFFEQVGTRAAPELKWRTDRFMDLDIGEWSRFVDIDADGDFDILAERPFSYMQLYHNTGTAERPVFVANSDTVRDAAGTPIFADRQNIPNFTDIDCDGTLDLFIGRVEGTVMHYESASPRNATLPRFNLLDERFEGIEIIGQFVGSNRHGANTLAFHDYDGDGDQDLFWGDFFEPGLLLIENTGTCATPYLRNDPQPFPIGNPLLTTGYNAPAFTDYDHDGDKDLVVGVLGGAFNPNRTAADNLYYLERGADGGYTVRTRRFIGSVDVGLESIPSFVDMDGDGDQDLVLTNKIDPSTVETAFAYYFENRGSATTPAFQLADTLSLAAMYHPAPVFADLDRDGDQDMLLGTWFKGMQLYWNQGTVSAPDFVLDELATIKLSRGSNSTPALADMDGDGDLDLFAGEASGTINYYRNDGTPQKPSFALVSDEFGDIDAGRRSAPVVLDYDGDGDIDLIVGREKGGLLFFRNIGTPEQMEFAPEEVLPMPMPALAAPAFVDIDADGDTDLFVGGDSGGLLFFRNTQRR is encoded by the coding sequence ATGAAGGTATTCCCCGTCATTCTGCTGGGGTGCGCGAGCGCGCTCCTCGCGTCCTGCGCAACGCCTTCGTCGGTATCGACGGGTTCAGAACCCGCGCGCGCGGCGTCGGGCCCGGCTGCTTCCGCCATGCCGGCGTTTGAACGCGATGTCTTTGCCTTCGACGTTCGCGACGGCGCCGGCCGGCGGTACGACCATCCGTTCCTGGGTGGCCTCAACGTGCCGCGTCCCCAGTTTCATGACATCGACGGGGACGGCGACGACGACCTCTTCCTCCAGAATGTCACCGGTCAGGTGATGTTTTTCGAGCAGGTCGGCACCCGCGCCGCGCCGGAGCTGAAGTGGCGGACGGACCGCTTCATGGATCTCGACATCGGTGAGTGGAGCCGGTTCGTGGATATCGATGCCGATGGCGACTTCGACATCCTGGCTGAGCGGCCGTTCAGCTACATGCAGCTCTACCACAATACCGGGACGGCGGAGCGGCCGGTCTTCGTGGCCAACTCGGACACCGTGCGCGACGCCGCCGGCACCCCGATCTTTGCGGATCGGCAGAACATCCCCAACTTCACCGACATCGACTGCGACGGCACACTCGATCTGTTCATCGGGCGCGTCGAAGGCACGGTGATGCACTACGAAAGCGCCAGCCCCCGCAACGCCACGCTCCCGCGTTTTAACCTGCTCGACGAACGGTTCGAGGGCATCGAGATCATCGGCCAGTTCGTGGGCAGCAACCGGCACGGCGCCAACACCCTCGCGTTTCACGATTACGACGGCGACGGTGATCAGGACCTGTTCTGGGGCGACTTTTTCGAGCCCGGCCTGCTGCTCATCGAAAATACCGGCACCTGCGCGACGCCGTACCTCCGCAACGATCCCCAGCCTTTCCCGATCGGCAATCCGCTGCTGACCACCGGCTACAATGCGCCGGCGTTCACCGATTACGATCACGACGGCGACAAGGACCTGGTCGTGGGCGTGCTCGGGGGCGCGTTTAATCCCAACCGGACCGCCGCGGACAATCTGTATTACCTCGAACGCGGGGCGGACGGCGGGTATACCGTGCGCACCCGTCGGTTTATCGGTAGCGTGGACGTCGGGCTGGAAAGCATCCCGTCGTTTGTGGATATGGATGGCGACGGGGATCAGGATCTCGTACTGACGAACAAGATCGATCCGTCGACCGTTGAGACCGCCTTCGCATACTATTTCGAGAACCGGGGATCGGCGACCACGCCGGCGTTCCAGCTGGCCGACACGCTTTCGCTCGCGGCGATGTACCATCCGGCCCCCGTGTTCGCCGATCTGGACCGCGACGGCGATCAGGACATGCTGCTCGGGACGTGGTTCAAGGGGATGCAGCTCTACTGGAACCAGGGCACGGTATCCGCGCCGGACTTCGTTCTGGATGAGCTCGCTACCATCAAGCTCTCGCGCGGCAGCAACAGCACGCCGGCCCTGGCGGACATGGACGGTGACGGCGATCTGGACCTGTTCGCCGGCGAGGCGTCGGGCACGATCAACTACTACCGGAACGACGGCACGCCGCAAAAGCCGTCGTTCGCCCTCGTATCCGACGAGTTCGGCGACATCGACGCCGGCCGGCGCAGCGCCCCGGTCGTGCTGGACTACGACGGCGACGGCGATATCGACCTGATCGTCGGTCGGGAGAAAGGCGGCCTGCTGTTTTTCCGCAACATAGGCACCCCCGAGCAGATGGAATTCGCGCCGGAAGAGGTGCTGCCCATGCCCATGCCGGCGCTCGCGGCGCCCGCCTTCGTCGACATCGACGCCGACGGGGATACGGATTTGTTCGTCGGCGGCGACAGCGGCGGGCTGCTGTTTTTCCGTAACACGCAGCGCCGCTGA
- a CDS encoding YncE family protein, whose product MIQRTSTLIAGLTLALLFVVSSACGSTARLIDPAGEAAVSVRAGQLIYICNQSSASVSIVDATTLELVETVDLTKFGVDKNAKPHHIAVEPDGSFWYVSLIGANRVFKLNRENELVGQAEFEAPGLLALHPTRDLLFVGRSMMAVNPPQRIGMITRSDMAIEEVDVFFPRPHAIVIDPRGEYVFVGSLAENRFLSYNIDTEAIELYNVDGPINTFVQFAISPDAHTLVVGGQMTGKVFIYDITRVPAIQLVETLDVKAAPWHPVFSPDNRYVYLGNKMANTISVIDMQTRKVAKLIEGEGISQPHGSALSADGRYLFVSNSNLPGGGQAMMKMMAPGGGGHDAHAGHAMEPEKEEPGTLVVIDTKTDEIVKVIPLNLYPSGMGTNAR is encoded by the coding sequence ATGATCCAGCGCACTTCTACCCTGATCGCGGGGCTAACGTTGGCCCTGCTGTTTGTCGTCTCTTCCGCGTGCGGCAGCACGGCACGGTTGATCGATCCCGCCGGCGAGGCCGCGGTGTCGGTCCGGGCCGGCCAGTTGATCTACATCTGCAACCAGTCCAGCGCCTCGGTGTCGATCGTCGACGCGACCACGCTGGAGCTGGTCGAAACCGTCGACCTGACGAAATTCGGCGTCGATAAAAACGCCAAGCCCCACCACATCGCCGTCGAGCCGGACGGGTCGTTCTGGTATGTCTCCCTGATCGGGGCGAACCGGGTGTTCAAGCTGAACCGGGAGAACGAACTCGTCGGTCAGGCCGAGTTCGAAGCGCCGGGTCTCCTCGCGCTGCACCCTACGCGCGACCTGCTCTTCGTAGGCCGGTCGATGATGGCCGTGAACCCGCCGCAGCGCATCGGCATGATCACCCGATCGGACATGGCGATCGAGGAAGTCGATGTCTTTTTCCCGCGCCCGCACGCCATCGTGATCGATCCGCGAGGCGAGTATGTTTTTGTGGGAAGCCTCGCTGAAAACCGTTTCCTGAGCTACAACATCGATACGGAAGCCATCGAACTGTATAACGTCGACGGTCCGATCAACACCTTCGTCCAGTTCGCCATCTCTCCGGATGCGCATACGCTCGTAGTCGGCGGCCAGATGACGGGCAAGGTGTTCATCTACGACATCACCCGGGTGCCCGCGATCCAGCTCGTCGAGACGCTGGACGTCAAAGCCGCGCCCTGGCACCCCGTGTTTTCGCCCGACAACCGGTATGTGTATCTGGGCAACAAGATGGCGAACACGATCTCCGTGATCGACATGCAGACGCGCAAGGTGGCGAAGCTGATCGAAGGCGAGGGCATTTCGCAGCCCCACGGCAGCGCGCTCTCGGCCGACGGCCGCTATCTGTTCGTTTCGAACAGCAACCTCCCTGGCGGCGGTCAGGCCATGATGAAGATGATGGCCCCGGGCGGCGGCGGCCACGATGCCCACGCCGGCCACGCCATGGAGCCTGAAAAAGAAGAGCCCGGCACCCTCGTCGTCATCGATACGAAGACCGACGAGATCGTGAAGGTCATCCCGCTCAACCTCTACCCCTCGGGTATGGGCACCAACGCCCGCTAA